A window of the Serratia sarumanii genome harbors these coding sequences:
- the metN gene encoding methionine ABC transporter ATP-binding protein MetN, translated as MIKLSNITKVFQQGSRTITALSDVTLHVPAGQIYGVIGSSGAGKSTLIRCANMLERPTSGQVLVDGQDLTSLSESELTRARRQIGMIFQHFNLLSSRTVFGNVALPLELDNTPRAEIKKRVTELLELVGLADKHDAYPANLSGGQKQRVAIARALASNPKVLLCDEATSALDPATTRSILELLKDINRRLGLTILLITHEMDVVKRICDQVAVISQGQLIEKDSVSEVFSHPKTPLAQQFIQSTLHLDIPDDYAARLSPERQGDRQPLLRLEFTGQSVDAPLLSEAARRFNVNNNIISAQMDYAGGVKFGVMLAELHGSDEDALATIKFLQENQVKVEVLGYV; from the coding sequence ATGATTAAACTTTCTAACATCACTAAAGTGTTCCAGCAGGGTTCGCGCACCATTACCGCGCTCTCTGACGTGACCCTTCACGTCCCTGCCGGGCAAATCTATGGCGTCATCGGTTCCTCCGGCGCCGGTAAAAGCACGCTGATTCGCTGCGCCAACATGCTGGAGCGCCCAACGTCCGGCCAGGTGCTGGTCGATGGTCAGGATCTGACCTCGCTGTCGGAAAGCGAACTGACGCGCGCCCGTCGCCAAATCGGCATGATCTTCCAGCACTTCAACCTGCTCTCTTCCCGCACGGTGTTCGGCAACGTGGCGCTGCCGCTGGAGCTGGACAATACGCCGCGCGCCGAGATCAAAAAGCGCGTGACCGAACTGCTGGAGCTGGTCGGCCTGGCGGACAAGCACGACGCCTACCCGGCCAATCTGTCCGGCGGCCAGAAACAGCGCGTGGCGATCGCCCGCGCGCTGGCCAGCAATCCTAAAGTGCTGCTGTGCGATGAAGCCACCAGCGCGTTGGATCCGGCCACCACCCGTTCCATCCTGGAACTGCTGAAAGACATCAACCGCCGGCTGGGCCTGACCATTCTGCTGATCACCCATGAAATGGACGTGGTGAAACGCATCTGCGACCAGGTCGCGGTCATCAGCCAGGGGCAACTGATCGAAAAAGACAGCGTCAGCGAAGTGTTCTCGCACCCAAAAACCCCGCTGGCCCAGCAGTTCATTCAGTCCACGCTGCATCTGGATATCCCGGACGACTACGCCGCGCGCCTGTCGCCGGAGCGTCAGGGCGACCGCCAACCGCTGCTGCGCCTGGAGTTCACCGGCCAGTCGGTCGATGCGCCGCTGCTGTCTGAAGCCGCTCGCCGCTTCAACGTGAACAACAACATTATCAGCGCCCAGATGGATTATGCCGGCGGCGTGAAATTCGGCGTGATGCTGGCGGAGCTGCACGGCAGCGACGAAGACGCGCTGGCGACGATTAAGTTCCTGCAGGAAAATCAGGTAAAAGTAGAGGTTCTGGGTTATGTCTGA
- a CDS encoding methionine ABC transporter permease MetI, producing MSEAMMWLMARGVWETVMMTFVSGFFGFVLGLPVGVLLYVTRPGQIIANNSLYKILSGLVNIFRSIPFIILLVWMIPFTRMIVGTSIGLQAAIVPLTVGAAPFIARMVENALLEIPSGLVEAARAMGATPMQIIKKVLLPEALPGLVNAATITLITLVGYSAMGGAVGAGGLGQIGYQYGYIGYNATVMNTVLVLLVVLVYLIQFCGDRIVKAVTHK from the coding sequence ATGTCTGAGGCAATGATGTGGTTGATGGCGCGTGGCGTGTGGGAAACCGTCATGATGACCTTTGTCTCCGGCTTCTTCGGTTTCGTGCTCGGCCTGCCGGTAGGTGTGCTGTTGTATGTCACCCGCCCGGGGCAGATCATCGCCAACAACTCGCTGTATAAAATCCTGTCCGGGCTGGTGAACATCTTCCGTTCTATCCCGTTCATTATCCTGCTGGTTTGGATGATTCCGTTTACCCGCATGATCGTCGGCACCTCTATCGGTCTGCAGGCGGCCATCGTGCCGTTGACCGTGGGCGCCGCGCCGTTCATCGCGCGCATGGTGGAAAACGCCCTGCTGGAGATCCCGTCCGGTCTGGTGGAAGCGGCGCGCGCCATGGGCGCCACGCCGATGCAGATCATCAAGAAAGTGTTGCTGCCGGAAGCCCTGCCGGGCCTGGTCAACGCTGCAACCATCACGCTGATCACCCTGGTGGGCTACTCCGCCATGGGCGGCGCAGTCGGCGCCGGCGGTCTGGGCCAAATCGGTTACCAATACGGTTATATCGGTTATAACGCCACAGTGATGAATACCGTATTAGTATTACTGGTAGTTTTGGTTTATCTGATCCAATTCTGCGGCGATCGCATCGTCAAAGCCGTTACCCATAAATAG
- a CDS encoding MetQ/NlpA family lipoprotein, which translates to MSLKFKSIAAIGALIGSLALVGCGQDEKNPNHIKVGVIVGAEQQVAEVAQKVAKEKYGLDVELVTFNDYVLPNEALSKGDIDLNAFQHKPYLDQQIKDRGYKLVPVGNTFVYPIAGYSKKIKSLDELKEGSQIALPNDPTNLGRSLLLLQKVGLIKLKDGVGLLPTVLDVTENPKNLKLVELEAPQLPRSLDDQQIALAVINTTYASQIGLTPAKDGLFVEDKDSPYVNLLVAREDNKDAENVKKFVQAYQSDEVDAAANKIFNGGAVKGW; encoded by the coding sequence ATGTCGTTAAAATTTAAATCCATCGCGGCAATTGGCGCACTGATCGGCTCTCTGGCTCTGGTGGGCTGCGGCCAGGATGAAAAGAATCCGAACCACATCAAGGTCGGCGTGATCGTCGGCGCTGAGCAGCAAGTGGCCGAAGTGGCTCAGAAAGTGGCTAAAGAGAAATACGGTCTGGACGTTGAGCTGGTCACTTTCAACGACTACGTGCTGCCTAACGAAGCGTTGAGCAAAGGCGATATCGACCTGAACGCCTTCCAGCACAAGCCATATCTGGATCAGCAGATCAAAGATCGCGGCTACAAGCTGGTGCCGGTCGGCAACACCTTTGTTTACCCGATCGCCGGTTACTCCAAGAAAATCAAATCGCTGGACGAGCTGAAAGAGGGGTCTCAGATCGCACTGCCTAACGATCCGACCAACCTGGGCCGTTCGCTGCTGCTGCTGCAGAAAGTCGGCCTGATCAAACTGAAAGACGGCGTTGGCCTGCTGCCGACCGTGTTGGACGTGACCGAGAACCCGAAAAACCTGAAGCTGGTTGAGCTGGAAGCGCCTCAGCTGCCGCGTTCCCTGGACGATCAGCAGATCGCACTGGCGGTGATCAACACCACCTACGCCAGCCAGATCGGCCTGACGCCGGCGAAAGACGGCCTGTTCGTGGAAGATAAAGACTCGCCTTACGTCAACCTGCTGGTTGCACGCGAAGATAACAAAGATGCGGAAAACGTGAAGAAATTCGTGCAGGCCTATCAGTCTGACGAAGTGGACGCCGCCGCCAACAAAATCTTCAACGGCGGTGCGGTGAAAGGCTGGTAA
- the rcsF gene encoding Rcs stress response system protein RcsF, whose product MRVLPLCLLALALAGCSSQRIAPSSTNSTSKPTTTSPAKTTPAARPAPVKLYKSAEELVGKPFRDLGEVSGESCQTTVQDSPPNLATARKRMQIRASYMKANAVLLHDCQIVSGVAGCYQQAVCQGSALNVSSK is encoded by the coding sequence ATGCGTGTTTTACCTCTCTGTTTGTTAGCGCTCGCGCTGGCCGGATGTTCATCGCAGCGTATCGCGCCGTCCTCAACAAACAGCACCAGCAAGCCGACCACCACCAGCCCGGCCAAGACCACGCCGGCCGCCCGCCCCGCTCCGGTAAAACTGTACAAAAGTGCAGAAGAGCTCGTGGGCAAGCCGTTCCGCGATCTGGGTGAAGTGTCTGGCGAATCGTGCCAAACCACCGTACAAGACTCCCCACCGAATCTGGCCACCGCCCGTAAACGCATGCAAATCCGCGCGTCTTACATGAAGGCCAACGCCGTGCTGCTGCACGACTGCCAGATCGTCAGCGGCGTCGCCGGTTGTTACCAGCAGGCCGTCTGCCAGGGCTCGGCGCTTAACGTCTCGTCCAAATGA
- the tsaA gene encoding tRNA (N6-threonylcarbamoyladenosine(37)-N6)-methyltransferase TrmO: MTEFVFEQIGVIRSPYKEKFAVPRQPGLVEDGGGELLLLPPYNQAEAVRGLSDFSHLWVMFIFHQTLEGGWRPTVRPPRLGGNARMGVFATRSTFRPNPLGMSLIELKGVRVKNGDVVLELGSLDLVDGTPVVDIKPYLPFAESQPQARAGFAQAAPAGDMPVRFAPQAEQQLQQHQARYPQLRRFISQVLAQDPRPAYRKGEDVERDYAVWLLDFNVRWRVVDGHTEVLALDPR, encoded by the coding sequence ATGACCGAATTCGTTTTCGAGCAGATCGGCGTGATCCGCTCGCCGTATAAAGAAAAATTCGCCGTTCCCCGCCAGCCGGGGCTGGTCGAAGACGGTGGCGGCGAACTGCTGCTGCTGCCGCCCTACAACCAGGCGGAGGCGGTACGCGGCCTCAGCGATTTCAGCCATCTGTGGGTGATGTTCATTTTCCATCAAACCCTGGAAGGCGGCTGGCGGCCGACGGTGCGACCGCCGCGTTTAGGCGGCAATGCCCGCATGGGCGTGTTCGCCACCCGCTCCACCTTCCGCCCCAACCCGCTCGGCATGTCCCTGATCGAACTGAAAGGCGTGCGGGTAAAAAACGGCGACGTGGTGCTGGAGCTGGGCAGCCTCGATCTGGTCGACGGCACCCCGGTGGTGGACATCAAGCCTTATCTGCCGTTCGCCGAGAGCCAGCCGCAGGCCCGCGCCGGCTTTGCCCAGGCCGCGCCCGCCGGCGACATGCCGGTGCGCTTCGCGCCACAGGCCGAACAGCAGCTGCAGCAACATCAGGCGCGTTACCCACAATTAAGGCGTTTTATCAGCCAGGTGCTGGCGCAAGACCCCCGTCCCGCCTATCGTAAAGGAGAGGACGTCGAACGGGATTACGCCGTCTGGCTGCTGGATTTCAACGTGCGCTGGCGCGTCGTGGACGGTCATACCGAAGTGTTGGCACTCGACCCGCGTTAA
- the proS gene encoding proline--tRNA ligase, with translation MRTSQYLLSTLKETPADAEVISHQLMLRAGMIRKLASGLYTWLPTGLRVLKKVENIVREEMNNANAIEVSMPVVQPADLWQESGRWEQYGPELLRFVDRGDRPFVLGPTHEEVITDLIRNEISSYKQLPLNFFQIQTKFRDEVRPRFGVMRSREFLMKDAYSFHTSQESLQETYDAMYEAYSKIFSRMGLDFRPVQADTGSIGGSASHEFQVLADSGEDDIVFSTGSDFAANIELAEAVAPAAPRSAASEALRLVDTPNAKTIVELVEQFQLPVEKTVKTLMVRATEESGHKLVALLVRGDHELNEIKAEKLAQVAAPLTFATEEEIRAIVGAGPGSLGPVNLPMPVVADRSVAAMSDFGAGANVDGKHYFGINWERDLPLPQVADIRNVVEGDASPDGQGTLLIKRGIEVGHIFQLGTKYSEAMKATVQGEDGRNQVLTMGCYGIGVTRVVAAAIEQNHDERGIIWPDAIAPFQVAILPMNMHKSFRVQALAEELYNTLRSHGIDVILDDRKERPGVMFADMELIGVPHSIVIGDRNLDNEEIEYKNRRVGEKQMIKTGEIVDFLLGQIKR, from the coding sequence ATGCGTACTAGCCAATATCTGCTCTCCACTCTGAAGGAGACACCTGCCGACGCCGAAGTGATCAGCCACCAGCTGATGCTGCGCGCCGGGATGATCCGCAAGCTGGCCTCCGGTCTTTACACCTGGCTGCCGACCGGCCTGCGCGTTCTGAAAAAGGTTGAAAACATCGTTCGCGAAGAAATGAACAATGCTAATGCGATCGAAGTGTCTATGCCGGTGGTTCAGCCTGCCGACCTGTGGCAGGAAAGCGGCCGTTGGGAGCAATACGGCCCCGAGCTGCTGCGCTTTGTCGACCGCGGCGACCGTCCGTTCGTGCTGGGCCCGACGCACGAAGAAGTGATCACCGATCTGATCCGCAACGAGATCAGCTCGTACAAACAGCTGCCGCTGAACTTCTTCCAGATCCAGACCAAGTTCCGCGATGAAGTGCGCCCGCGTTTCGGCGTGATGCGTTCCCGTGAGTTCCTGATGAAGGATGCCTACTCCTTCCATACCTCACAGGAGTCTCTGCAGGAGACTTACGACGCGATGTACGAAGCGTACAGCAAAATCTTCAGCCGCATGGGCCTGGATTTCCGCCCGGTGCAGGCCGATACCGGCTCGATCGGCGGCAGCGCCTCGCACGAATTCCAGGTGCTGGCAGACAGCGGTGAAGACGATATCGTGTTCTCCACCGGCTCCGACTTCGCCGCCAACATCGAGCTGGCGGAAGCGGTCGCGCCGGCGGCTCCACGCTCGGCGGCCAGCGAAGCGCTGCGCCTGGTGGATACGCCAAACGCCAAAACCATCGTTGAGCTGGTCGAGCAGTTCCAGCTGCCGGTGGAAAAAACCGTGAAGACGCTGATGGTGCGCGCCACCGAAGAGAGCGGCCACAAGCTGGTTGCCCTGCTGGTGCGCGGCGATCACGAGCTGAACGAAATCAAGGCCGAGAAGCTGGCGCAGGTTGCCGCGCCGCTGACCTTCGCCACCGAAGAAGAAATTCGCGCCATCGTCGGCGCCGGCCCGGGTTCACTCGGCCCGGTCAACCTGCCGATGCCGGTGGTTGCTGACCGCAGCGTAGCGGCGATGAGCGACTTTGGCGCCGGTGCCAACGTTGACGGCAAACACTACTTCGGCATCAACTGGGAGCGCGACTTGCCGCTGCCACAGGTGGCCGATATCCGTAACGTGGTGGAAGGCGACGCCAGCCCGGACGGTCAGGGCACGCTGCTGATCAAACGCGGCATCGAAGTGGGCCATATCTTCCAGCTCGGCACCAAGTACTCGGAAGCGATGAAAGCGACCGTGCAGGGCGAAGACGGCCGTAACCAGGTGCTGACCATGGGCTGCTACGGCATCGGGGTTACGCGCGTCGTGGCCGCCGCCATCGAGCAGAACCATGACGAACGCGGCATCATCTGGCCGGACGCCATCGCGCCGTTCCAGGTAGCGATCCTGCCGATGAACATGCACAAGTCGTTCCGCGTGCAGGCGCTGGCCGAAGAGCTGTACAACACCCTGCGCTCCCACGGCATCGACGTGATCCTCGATGACCGCAAAGAGCGCCCGGGCGTGATGTTCGCGGATATGGAGCTGATCGGCGTGCCGCACTCTATCGTTATCGGCGATCGCAACCTCGACAACGAAGAGATCGAGTACAAGAACCGCCGCGTCGGCGAGAAGCAAATGATCAAAACCGGCGAAATCGTTGATTTCCTGCTGGGCCAGATCAAACGCTAA
- the nlpE gene encoding envelope stress response activation lipoprotein NlpE (NlpE, an outer membrane lipoprotein, interacts directly with CpxA, the sensor histidine kinase of the Cpx system for response to envelope stress.) codes for MKKITVALFLAAGALSLLGCNNHYQPKEQPLQPMPQSYQGVLPCADCGGLDTALFLDEDGTFVLQETYRGTKDGDQTFADYGKWARTADKLVLTDSNGEKRYFRPVGKSLEMLDRSGVPIESKLNYRLDPVEKPLPKTPMTLKGSYTYMADAAVFKDCATGKTFPVDNNIALEQGYAKAYKTAGEPVFLTFSAHFSVQPSMEEGLTEKALVPDGKIAFDRSKNCSSK; via the coding sequence GTGAAAAAAATTACGGTAGCCCTGTTCCTCGCGGCAGGCGCACTCTCGTTGTTGGGATGCAACAATCATTATCAACCGAAGGAACAACCGCTGCAGCCGATGCCGCAGAGCTATCAAGGGGTGTTGCCTTGCGCCGATTGCGGCGGTCTGGATACGGCGCTGTTCCTGGATGAGGACGGCACCTTCGTGCTGCAGGAAACCTATCGCGGCACCAAAGACGGCGATCAGACCTTTGCCGATTACGGTAAATGGGCGCGCACCGCGGATAAACTGGTGCTGACCGACAGCAACGGCGAAAAACGCTACTTCCGCCCGGTGGGCAAGAGCCTGGAAATGCTGGATCGCAGCGGCGTGCCGATCGAGTCCAAGCTGAATTACCGCCTGGATCCGGTTGAGAAGCCGTTGCCTAAAACGCCGATGACGTTGAAAGGCAGCTACACCTATATGGCGGACGCGGCCGTCTTCAAGGACTGCGCGACCGGCAAAACCTTCCCGGTGGACAACAACATCGCGCTGGAGCAAGGTTACGCCAAAGCATACAAGACCGCCGGTGAGCCGGTATTCCTGACGTTCAGTGCGCACTTCAGCGTGCAGCCGTCGATGGAGGAAGGTCTGACCGAAAAGGCGCTGGTGCCGGACGGTAAAATCGCGTTCGACCGCAGCAAGAACTGCAGCAGCAAATAA
- the arfB gene encoding alternative ribosome rescue aminoacyl-tRNA hydrolase ArfB: MLELSRNVAIPDNELELTAIRAQGAGGQHVNKTSTAIHLRFDIRASSLPEYYKERLLALNHHLITADGVVIIKAQEYRSQELNREAALARLAALIRQAMVVEKTRKATKPTKGAKLRRLEGKARKGATKALRGKVRT, encoded by the coding sequence GTGCTTGAACTGTCAAGAAACGTAGCCATACCGGATAATGAGCTGGAATTGACGGCGATCCGCGCGCAGGGCGCGGGCGGCCAGCACGTGAACAAAACCTCAACGGCGATCCATTTGCGCTTTGACATCCGGGCATCCAGCCTGCCAGAGTATTATAAGGAAAGGCTGCTGGCGCTGAATCATCATCTTATTACCGCTGATGGCGTGGTGATTATCAAGGCGCAAGAGTATCGCAGCCAGGAATTGAATCGCGAAGCGGCGTTGGCCAGGCTGGCCGCGCTGATTCGGCAGGCGATGGTGGTGGAAAAAACGCGCAAGGCGACCAAGCCCACGAAAGGGGCCAAACTGCGTCGCCTGGAAGGCAAGGCGCGTAAAGGCGCCACCAAGGCGCTGCGTGGCAAGGTTCGCACTTAG
- a CDS encoding YaeQ family protein, which produces MALKATIYKAAVNIADMDRHFYHDATLTLAQHPSENEQRMMLRLLAWICHADERLVFTKGLSADDEPEIWQRNDHNGLEMWIEMGLPDEKRIRKACNQSPRVVLYAYGERAAHVWWQGMQGKVAGHKNLSVRFLDDEQLARLTALASRTMTLQATLQEGTIWLSDAQNSLEIQFAEWQQAQV; this is translated from the coding sequence ATGGCGCTGAAAGCAACCATTTATAAAGCCGCGGTCAATATTGCTGATATGGATCGTCACTTCTACCACGACGCCACGCTGACGCTGGCGCAACACCCGTCCGAAAACGAGCAGCGCATGATGCTGCGCTTGCTGGCCTGGATCTGCCATGCGGACGAACGGCTGGTGTTCACCAAAGGGCTGAGCGCCGACGACGAGCCGGAGATCTGGCAGCGCAACGACCACAATGGGCTGGAAATGTGGATCGAGATGGGATTGCCCGACGAGAAGCGCATTCGCAAGGCCTGCAACCAGTCGCCGCGCGTGGTGCTGTACGCTTACGGCGAGCGCGCCGCGCACGTATGGTGGCAGGGAATGCAGGGCAAGGTGGCCGGCCACAAGAACCTGAGCGTGCGTTTCCTCGACGACGAACAGCTGGCGCGCCTGACGGCATTGGCCAGCCGCACCATGACGCTGCAGGCGACGTTGCAAGAGGGAACTATTTGGCTGTCCGATGCTCAGAATAGTCTGGAAATCCAGTTTGCCGAGTGGCAGCAGGCACAGGTGTGA